Below is a window of Blastocatellia bacterium DNA.
GCGCAGCCGATACCGACGCCAAGCCCAGAGCTGTGGACTGATGTAATAGATCGTGCGCCGTCCAATCTGCTTGAGGAACCTCAGCATCTTGAGATTGAATTCAGGCCAGTCAATCAGAATCACAGCGTCTGGCTGGCGTTCGCGGGCAGCTTGTTTAAGTGTGCGGAATGCCTGGAGGATACTGCGCCATGCTTTCAGAATTTCCACCGGCCCGATGATGCTGACCTGATTGATGTCAATCAGAATATCGGCGCCCGCCTGACGCATGCGCGGACCACCTGAGCCAAAAAACTCAAACGCCGTTCCGGGCGCAATACGGCGCAACGCGTGCATCAAGTCGGCTCCATGTTGCTCGCCGGATGCTTCGCCGGCCAGTATCATCAGCCGAACACGGCTAGGGTGCTGGGTTGATGTTGAGGATATCGCGGATGTCCCCTCCTGCGCCGGCAGCAATCGTATCGAACACCTTCTGGTAGACGATGATTTTGCCTTCCGAGGCCAGCTTATCCTTGATCTGTTTCAGATAGGCTTGATAGAGCTGATTGCGTCGCTGATCAAGCAGGCGTTTGCGCGTGGCGTCTTGCTCTTCGGCCAGCTTGGTCAGATCAGCCGCTTTCTTCGCTGTGACGCCGAGCAACACGTATTTCTCACCCACTTTGATTGCTTGCGGCGCCGTTTTGCCTACCTCAACGCTGAAGGCAAATCCTTCCAATTGATCCGACTGCTCTAGCTCCTGCAGAATGCTGCCGCGCTTGAAATCATCCTGTGTCTTGAGCTCCAGTTTCTCAGCCGCGGCGGCTTTTTGGAGCGCCTGAACGCTGTTGACCTGTTGCGCTAATTCGTTGGCTCGTTGGCGTGCGCGTTCGGCCGCCTTTTGCTTGCGCAGCTTCTCTATGACGCGATCCTTGACTTCTTCAAAGGAAGGCTCATGTGGATCGCGCTTGGCGGCCAACTGCGGAATGGCGATGCCATCTTTCAGCGTGATCTGATTGCCAACTTGACCGATGTCGTTGAGGTTTGATGCGCTGCTGGTGAACGAGCTGGAGTAAATGTCAAATTCTGGCAATTGAGTGGATGTCGCGAAGAAGCCGGTTTGTTTGACGATCTGATCCAACGGCAGATTGCCCAGACGGGAACGAAATTCTTCGGCCACTTTGCGGATGTCTTTGACCTCTTGCAGCTTCTTCGTGATTTCAGTGGCCAGCTTGGATGCTTCGGTTCGGGCCTTCCGGTCGCGGAGTTGTTGCAATAATTCAGGCCGCGCTTGTGCTAACGATTTGCGGTCCCACCGGGTCACTTTCATCACGTAGAACGCGTTGCCTTCTTTGATCGGCTCGGTGACGTCTTTCTTGGCGTCTACCAAGGTGAAGACACGCTGCTTGTAGGATGTATCTTTGCTGTCTTTCTTGACGTAGCCGATGCTTTTGCCGCCGAGCTTGGCAAAGTCCTCGGCGGGCGTCTTCTCGTCGCCGCGCGCTTTTTTGACGACTTCGTCGGCCTTCTGGCGAACTTGCGCTTCGTTAGTCTCATTGAACGGAAACACGATCTGGCTGACCGTCGCGCCGATCGTTTGCTGCGATTTGGTGAACTCGTATTCCTGTTTGATTTCGTCCTCGGTGACGCTCACTGAGGGCTTCAAGGCGTCATAGGCGATATAGATGTAGTCAACCTTTCGCTCGACTTCGGTGATTTTGAATTCGTCCTTATGTTGGTCAAAGTAGGATTTCGCTTCTGCCTCTGACACCGACACCTCCGCTTCATACTTCTTTGGCTCAATCACCACGTAGGACAAATTGACGCTCGTGTTTTGACGAACGAAATCCTCTTCGACCTCGCGAGGCGTGACCGTGATGCCGGCGGTCAAGTACGCTTGCAATTTCTTATCCAGGAGCGACTGTCGGATACTTTGTTCAAACTCTTCGACGGTTGATCCACTGGCTTCGATGGACCGACGGTAGCGGTCGAAATCAATGAACCGACCTTTGTCGTCAATGAAATTGGGAACTTGACGAGCGATCTCGCGCCGAACTTCATCATCGGAAACCGTGATTCCCAACCGCGCCGCCTCGGCTTTGACGATGCGTTGCGTGATGAGCTGGTCAAGCAGTGTATCGCTGAACGATTTAATGAAGGCCATGTTTTGACCACTGCCGCCCTGAGCGATGCGGTTCAGCGCTTGTTGTAATTCACGAGCCGGGATTTTGTCGCCATCAACTTCGGCGACCGTCGCCTTCGGGTCAGCCGCGTCTGCCTCACTGCCTTTGAAGGCGCTGGAAATCCAATCGCCAATCGGCATGCCTAAGAAGATCACCAACGTCACCGCCATGACGAAACAGAAAAAGATCAAGAATGCGTTGCGCGCGCGTTGTTGCTTGCTCAAAAACCTTAGCATAATGCCTCCACTGGTTGGAGTCGAGCTCCAACGAAAGGCGTGATTTTAGTCGCTCTCAAGCTCAAAGCGCAATCGGCAGCTTCAGTCACACGGTTTTTCTACCACCACCGATGAACTGAGCCTTTCCGCCAAACGCTATACCCGCGGCTATCACCTCGCCATCTTCCACTTCTGCTAACCCGGAAAGACGAGCAGGAGAAGACGAGCGTATGCTGAAGGTGGGAAGCCTGGCCTGTTCTCATGCCTTGGGAGGCAGCGCTGACGCCCCTACATCGGCCATCGTTTGAAAACAGTTTCCGCAAGTTGACACGATCTCGAGGCAAAATTAGAATCCCTGCCGCAGTGAAAAATCCAGCAACCAAAGCCTAGGAGGTAGTGCTTTATGTGTCGAAACGATGACTGTCGTCTCAAGGTCTTTTTGCACCTGTGCGCGGCGATCGTTTTGCTCGCTGTTGGGGGCATCACAGGCGCTGCCCAGACCGGCACGAGCCGGATCACGGGAACGGTCACAGACCCAGCCGGAGCCGTGATTGAAGGCGCTACGGTCACGGCGAGAAACGAAGCCACCAGCGTGCAGTACAGAGCGACCACGACATCGGCGGGCACGTATGCGATTGAGTCGGTGCCCGTCGGCATTTACACGATTACAGTCGAAGCTTCTGGATTTCGGACCTTCAGCAGCTCCGGCAATGTCGTCAACGTCGGTGCGGCGTTGGTCGTGAATGCGCAACTTCAGGTGGGGCAAGCGACGGAGATCATCGAAGTCGTGGGGGCATACGAGCGCGTGGAAACAACTCATGCCATGCTCAGTGATGTCGTGAGCCGGCGAGCGGTGGCCGACCTGCCGCTGAACGGGCGGAATCCGCTCAGCTTGATCGTGCTACAACCGGGCCTGATTCAGCGCACGACTAACTCTCTTGGTTCAGGTACGCATGTGTTCGGCTCGCGAGACCGCGCCCACAACGTCACCGTTGACGGCATTGATGCGAATGAGTCGTCAGTACCGAATCCGCAAAGTAACATTCTACGGCTGAACCCTGACAACGTTCAGGAGTATCGCGTGGTCACCCACAATGCAACTCCAGAATATGGGCGCAATAGCGGGGCGAACGTCTCCATTGCCACGCGATCAGGGACGAATGAGTACCACGCCGACGTGTTTTACTTCCATCGCAACTCTGTGTTGAATTCCAACGAATTCTTCAACAAAGCAGAAGGTCAGGCCAGACCCTTCCTGCTTCTGCATCAATTCGGCGCAGCCGGTGGTGGACCGATTCTCAAGAACAAGACGTTCTTCTTTGCGAGTTATCAGGGGAATCGGATCATGCAAACGCAGCCGATTGCCAAAGCGTTTGGCACGCCGCTGGCTTACACGGCTGCCATGCGGTCGGGAATTTACCGATTCGTGCGAGGAGCCATCACGGTGGATGGTGTAACGGTGACGAGGAACTCCCCGTTGCTCGTAGATGCTCGGGGGAATCTCAAGCCAGGTGTGCCCGTCTGCGGCGGAGCGGTCACCACCAATTGCGTGGATTCCTATAACCTTTTTGATCCACGGAACGATCCCCGAGGCATCGGGCCAGACCCGGTGATTCGCTCCCTTATCAGCCAGCTTCCGGCGCCGAATACGTTTACGGTTGGTGATGGATTGAACATCGGTGGGTTTGTCTGGAATCCTCCCTCGCGGTTTGTGGGACCCAACAGCCTCATCCGCGTTGATCATAAGTTTTCTGAGAATCACACCATGTTCGGACGGTTCATCTGGTCGGAGTGGAACACCGAGCAGGGAGATTTCTTGAATGCGCGTCCACAGGTCTTTCCCGGCTTTCCGCCGATGGGTGAGGTCTTCCGTACCAATCAGAATCTGGCCCTCAGCTACCGCAGCGTGCTGAGCCCTCGTCTGGTGAACGAATTCACAACCGGTTTTAACCGGTTCAACTTCTTCTTCACCTGGGGAGAATCGAACCCGAACTTTGGCGACTTGAGCAAAGTCCCTCCCTACGGCCAGCAGTGCGCGGGAACAACCTCGTTCCGCAACATCACTACGCCGTTCTGCAATACGCCACGCACGGCTCGTGCGGTGTCAACGATTCAGTTCATTGACAATCTAAGCTACGCGCGCGGCTCGCACACAGTGCGCACGGGGATCAATTTCCGCTTCTATCGGCACAACGATAGTCGTGGGTTTGCCGGCGGTCGTAACATCAGTCCGAATATCTTCTTCGATCAAAGCCTGCGACGGAGCGGATTCCTGAATCTCCCGCCGGTGGGCGGCGGCGCGGATCAAATTGACGCCACCGACAACACCATTCTACAGAATGCGCTGGTCGAGTTGGCCGGCATCGTGGCTGGAGTGGATCAAGCCTTCGCGGCCAATTTGAAAGCGAACTCCTTTCCACCGGGCATCCTGCAAGCCCTTGGAACGCGGGCCAGGCAGTTCAATGCTTACGCGCAGGATGAGTGGCGAATTCGCCGAAACCTGACGATGACCTATGGGGTTCGTTGGGAATTGAATCTGCCGATGGAGGATTGCTGTGATCGCGTCTTCGTTCCCGATAAGCCAATTGACGGATCGCAAGGACCGGTCAGCTTCGTCGCGCGGGATCGTTGGTATGAGCGGACAAACTGGACAGCCTTTGGTCCACGCGTGAGCTTCGCTTGGACGCCGTGGGGTGATAAAACTGTCTTCCGTCTCGGCTATGGATTAGCTTTCGATCCGATTTCGACGTTCCAGGTAACGGCTATTGGCGGAATGGTTCCCGGCGCGGCGCTCGATTGCCGCATGCGGTTGAGCGACACGGCGACAGGTGTGCAGGCGACGATCACGGCCGGATGCAGCATTCCGGCCAATGTGGATCGGCGCATCGGTCAAGGCTTCCCGCTGCAACTGCCGACGCCGACAGCTCGACCAAGCGACCTGTTCAGCCCTCCGCCACAACCGATGGGCGTGGCTCCTAACACCGGGGCGTTCGATCCCAACTTGAAGTTGCCTGCCGTTCATGAATGGAGCCTCACTATCCAGCGCGAACTGCTGGGGAACACGGTGCTGCAAGTCGGTTACGTCGGCAAGCGAGGGACTCACCTGTTCCGCGCCTATGACCTAAACCAGATTCGGACCGATCAGCCCGGTTTCAAAGAATCGTTCCTGATCGCTCAAGAGAATCTGCGGAAAGGCTGCCGTCCTGATGGAACGGGCTGTCCAGCGGGCGTTACCGGAGTCACCCCAACGCTCCTGGTGCAGCTCACGGGCAGCACGGTGGGTAGCGCCACGTCGTTCCTCAACTCTTCAACGACGCAGACCAACCTGCTGCGCAATGGCTTGGGCGACCTGGCCGTGCGCATTGATTCGTTGACCGGCACGGCCTCGATTGTCAACCGCGGTTTCCCGGCCAACTATTTCCGACCCAATCCGCAGTTCAGTCAGATTTTCTATTTCGATTCCGGTGGCGATTCCTACTACCACGGGATGATTCTGCAACTGCGTCGCCGGTTTGAAAGAGGACTGGATATGGGCTTCTCCTACACGTTGTCCAAGTCCATTGACAACATGTCGGTGGACCCGGTGGGAGCGGCCTCCGGCGGAGGCTTGAGCACGACCAATTCGCGCACGCCGACTGATGTACGGAACTTCCGGTTGGATCGGAGCCTGTCGGATTTCGACAATCGTCACGTCATTGTCGTGCATGGGCTCTACGATCTCCCGTTTGGGCGTGGCCGTACATGGGGCGCTGATTGGCCAGGCGTCATCAACCACGTTCTCGGCGGCTGGACCGTGACGGGCATCTTCCTCTCCCAGAGCGGCGAGCCGTTCACCATCAATAGCGGCATTCGCACCGTTCACAATACTAAGGTCTCGCGGGCTGAACTGCGCGGACCATTGCCTGAAGCGAGATTGCAGTCGGTGGCGGGAATTCGTGGGCCGGTGGTCTTCCAGGTGACCGACCTCGATCCTAATACCAACTGTCGTCAGATTGTCGGAACGCAGAGCTTCCTCTGCATCCCGGCGCCAGGCGAGTCGGGCATGGGACGAAACACTGTCACCGGCCCCGGGTTCTGGAACTTTGACTTCGGCCTGATCAAGCGGGTTGCGGTCACCGAGCGCGTCAATCTCCAGTTCCGCGCCGAGTTCTTCAATCTCTTCAATAATTCGAATTTCGAGAATCCTCGAAATGCTTCTTCCGGCTCACCAACGCTGACCAGTTCGCTGTTTGGCCAAACCTGCTGCGTGACGGCAGCCGTGCCGGCCTCAGCAACGATCATTGCTGTTGGCGAGCCCAATCGGGTGATTCAATTCGCCTTGAAGCTCAGCTTCTAGCGCGTCATTCCCCCAAAGGTGGGAGGTCGCTTGTTCATCAATAGGCAGGACCTCCCACTTTTGGCCACGTTCCCCACTGGCTGATTAGTGCAATCCCTCTGCGTTGATCGTCGTCAGCGACTAAGTAACGTGACAAAAGTTCGGGGCGTTTTTGGAAAGCGGTGACACGTCGCCTCACTCCAAAACTTCCTGTCCTCCCAAAATGTCCCAGAACTTTTGTCCACTTACTTAGAGTGGATTGTGAATGAGTTTGCCCGCGCACACTTCCAGCGTTCATGAGCCGGCAGATGTGGAGCCCCTAAGCTAAAGGCAATTGAAAATCGCTATAAAAGCCCGCGTGTCCTCAGTGGAAGGTTCTCATGTCACACCATGGTGTCAGGCACCCTAAACAAGACCGGCCTGTCTTTTCTCTGATGGTTGAGCCATAGCGTGTGGCGCCCACTGACAGAGAACATCCCAGAAGCCTGATCACAATGCGCTCAACAAATGCGCGGGAGCTGCTCGCCGCTAAGCATATCAACAATGCGGCTCGCGCCGATCTTGCTCCGCATCGTCACCCGCCCTGATGCGTGCTGGGTCACTCGGCCAATGATGCTCGCTTGAGCGCCCAGCGGATGTGAGCGCATGAGGGCAAGAGCGCGCTCGGCATCCCGTGCGGCTACAAAGGCAATGAAGCGCCCTTCATTAGCCACATAGAGCGGATCGAAGCCGAGAATCTCACAGGCCCCTTGGACGTCCTCTCGAACAGGGATGACGGCTTCGTCCAAAGCAATCTCGATGCCCGCTGCCTCGGCAATCTCGACGACGGCGCTCGCCAATCCGCCCCGCGTCAGATCGCGCAGGCAGTGGATTTCTATTCCGGCATGGAGCAATGTCATCACCAGGTCGGCCAGCGGAGCTGAATCGCTCTCGATCTCACTCTCGAAGGCTAATCCTTCCCGCACGGCCATAATCGCGATGCCATGCCGTCCAATGTCGCCGTTCAGCAGCACCACATCGCCCGGTCGCACGCTGGCCGGAGCAATGACAAGATCATGCTCGATGACGCCGATGCCCGCCGTGTTGATGAAAATGCCATCGCCTTTGCCCTTGTCCACAACCTTCGTGTCGCCGGTGACGAGTTGAACTTGAGCCGCGCGCGTGGCCTGCTGCATGGATTGGACGACCTGCCAGAGCGTCTCCATCGGTAGTCCCTCTTCCAGGATGAACCCAACACTCAAATAAAGCGGGCGCGCACCACACATCGCCAGGTCGTTCACCGTGCCGTTCACAGCCAGCGACCCAATATCGCCGCCGGGGAAAAACAGCGGACGAACGACGTAAGAATCGGTGGTGAAAGCGAGCTTGACGCCATCGTGAGTGATGACGGCGCTATCGTGTCGCACCTCAAGGAGCGAGTTGGCGAACACGGGCAGGAACATTTTCTCGATGAGTTGATGCATCAACTTTCCGCCGCCTCCGTGAGCGAGCAAGATCGTCGAGTACTCGGTGATTGGTATCGGACAGGTCATCATGCTGCTTTTCCCCTTTCAGCTTAATCCCGCCAACGGATGAAAGGCTCCAACGGGTGAAGCTGGTGTCATCTCTCCCACTCTTGATACGACCCCTAGCGAAAAGCCCTATCCGTTGGCACGTTTCATCCGCTGACGGCTGGGCGGGCACGATAGCGGTAGTACGCCGCGCACGCCCCTTCCGATGACACCATCGTGGCGCCGAGCGGATGTTCCGGCGTGCAACGCGTGCCAAAGGCCGGACACTCGTGCGGCTTCATTACTCCTTGCAGCACCAACCCGCTCATGCATTCGGACGATTCCTCGACCGTCTGATCGGCCAAGCCGAATCGCACCTCAGCATCGAGTTCGATGTACTTCTCCGCGAGCCCCAAACCGCTTCGAGGAATTTCGCCGATGCCTCGCCACTTTCGGGGCACGACGCGAAAAACTTCACGAATGAGCCGCTGCGCCGCAAGATTCCCCTCGCGCCGCACGGAACGAGTGTATTGGTTTTCCACCTCCGCGCGGCCT
It encodes the following:
- a CDS encoding SurA N-terminal domain-containing protein — protein: MLRFLSKQQRARNAFLIFFCFVMAVTLVIFLGMPIGDWISSAFKGSEADAADPKATVAEVDGDKIPARELQQALNRIAQGGSGQNMAFIKSFSDTLLDQLITQRIVKAEAARLGITVSDDEVRREIARQVPNFIDDKGRFIDFDRYRRSIEASGSTVEEFEQSIRQSLLDKKLQAYLTAGITVTPREVEEDFVRQNTSVNLSYVVIEPKKYEAEVSVSEAEAKSYFDQHKDEFKITEVERKVDYIYIAYDALKPSVSVTEDEIKQEYEFTKSQQTIGATVSQIVFPFNETNEAQVRQKADEVVKKARGDEKTPAEDFAKLGGKSIGYVKKDSKDTSYKQRVFTLVDAKKDVTEPIKEGNAFYVMKVTRWDRKSLAQARPELLQQLRDRKARTEASKLATEITKKLQEVKDIRKVAEEFRSRLGNLPLDQIVKQTGFFATSTQLPEFDIYSSSFTSSASNLNDIGQVGNQITLKDGIAIPQLAAKRDPHEPSFEEVKDRVIEKLRKQKAAERARQRANELAQQVNSVQALQKAAAAEKLELKTQDDFKRGSILQELEQSDQLEGFAFSVEVGKTAPQAIKVGEKYVLLGVTAKKAADLTKLAEEQDATRKRLLDQRRNQLYQAYLKQIKDKLASEGKIIVYQKVFDTIAAGAGGDIRDILNINPAP
- a CDS encoding hydrogenase formation protein HypD, which translates into the protein GRAEVENQYTRSVRREGNLAAQRLIREVFRVVPRKWRGIGEIPRSGLGLAEKYIELDAEVRFGLADQTVEESSECMSGLVLQGVMKPHECPAFGTRCTPEHPLGATMVSSEGACAAYYRYRARPAVSG
- the hypE gene encoding hydrogenase expression/formation protein HypE, whose amino-acid sequence is MMTCPIPITEYSTILLAHGGGGKLMHQLIEKMFLPVFANSLLEVRHDSAVITHDGVKLAFTTDSYVVRPLFFPGGDIGSLAVNGTVNDLAMCGARPLYLSVGFILEEGLPMETLWQVVQSMQQATRAAQVQLVTGDTKVVDKGKGDGIFINTAGIGVIEHDLVIAPASVRPGDVVLLNGDIGRHGIAIMAVREGLAFESEIESDSAPLADLVMTLLHAGIEIHCLRDLTRGGLASAVVEIAEAAGIEIALDEAVIPVREDVQGACEILGFDPLYVANEGRFIAFVAARDAERALALMRSHPLGAQASIIGRVTQHASGRVTMRSKIGASRIVDMLSGEQLPRIC
- a CDS encoding TonB-dependent receptor — its product is MCRNDDCRLKVFLHLCAAIVLLAVGGITGAAQTGTSRITGTVTDPAGAVIEGATVTARNEATSVQYRATTTSAGTYAIESVPVGIYTITVEASGFRTFSSSGNVVNVGAALVVNAQLQVGQATEIIEVVGAYERVETTHAMLSDVVSRRAVADLPLNGRNPLSLIVLQPGLIQRTTNSLGSGTHVFGSRDRAHNVTVDGIDANESSVPNPQSNILRLNPDNVQEYRVVTHNATPEYGRNSGANVSIATRSGTNEYHADVFYFHRNSVLNSNEFFNKAEGQARPFLLLHQFGAAGGGPILKNKTFFFASYQGNRIMQTQPIAKAFGTPLAYTAAMRSGIYRFVRGAITVDGVTVTRNSPLLVDARGNLKPGVPVCGGAVTTNCVDSYNLFDPRNDPRGIGPDPVIRSLISQLPAPNTFTVGDGLNIGGFVWNPPSRFVGPNSLIRVDHKFSENHTMFGRFIWSEWNTEQGDFLNARPQVFPGFPPMGEVFRTNQNLALSYRSVLSPRLVNEFTTGFNRFNFFFTWGESNPNFGDLSKVPPYGQQCAGTTSFRNITTPFCNTPRTARAVSTIQFIDNLSYARGSHTVRTGINFRFYRHNDSRGFAGGRNISPNIFFDQSLRRSGFLNLPPVGGGADQIDATDNTILQNALVELAGIVAGVDQAFAANLKANSFPPGILQALGTRARQFNAYAQDEWRIRRNLTMTYGVRWELNLPMEDCCDRVFVPDKPIDGSQGPVSFVARDRWYERTNWTAFGPRVSFAWTPWGDKTVFRLGYGLAFDPISTFQVTAIGGMVPGAALDCRMRLSDTATGVQATITAGCSIPANVDRRIGQGFPLQLPTPTARPSDLFSPPPQPMGVAPNTGAFDPNLKLPAVHEWSLTIQRELLGNTVLQVGYVGKRGTHLFRAYDLNQIRTDQPGFKESFLIAQENLRKGCRPDGTGCPAGVTGVTPTLLVQLTGSTVGSATSFLNSSTTQTNLLRNGLGDLAVRIDSLTGTASIVNRGFPANYFRPNPQFSQIFYFDSGGDSYYHGMILQLRRRFERGLDMGFSYTLSKSIDNMSVDPVGAASGGGLSTTNSRTPTDVRNFRLDRSLSDFDNRHVIVVHGLYDLPFGRGRTWGADWPGVINHVLGGWTVTGIFLSQSGEPFTINSGIRTVHNTKVSRAELRGPLPEARLQSVAGIRGPVVFQVTDLDPNTNCRQIVGTQSFLCIPAPGESGMGRNTVTGPGFWNFDFGLIKRVAVTERVNLQFRAEFFNLFNNSNFENPRNASSGSPTLTSSLFGQTCCVTAAVPASATIIAVGEPNRVIQFALKLSF